From one Lolium rigidum isolate FL_2022 chromosome 4, APGP_CSIRO_Lrig_0.1, whole genome shotgun sequence genomic stretch:
- the LOC124647475 gene encoding LRR receptor-like serine/threonine-protein kinase GSO2: MTKETLGHRAGRLAACRPTGFYSVELRSEIGTAIMKKLHPIGLLHSFTCLLLCATIAPARADIRREAKALVNWKTSLASADGSLSSWLLANFTSPCHWMHITCNADGSAIRKLNISDASLNGTLDEFDFSAFPHLKKLILFQNDLYGTIPAGIGDLASLVQLEIIKNKCLMGTIPRSIGRLKQLTTLQLEGLGLDGALPEEIGNLTSLRKLSLHSIDLTGSIPSTIGALTKLRLLHLRNTKLTGCIPLEIGNMTELLTMDLSQNYLQGQIPDTVSRLVKLRILELSKNQLGGHIIPELGNSSIISYINIARNSFSGAFPPSICMGGALTVVNAEYNRFTSLDDLTFQNCTTLEHVEFTENNIVADLRGCFGKSLENLRSLILGKNQLHGTLLTDQGEVFLCNSTYLELLVLSSNNLHGHLSKCLWDLPYLQFVDLSSNSFSGVVPFSATPKLVLKSLHLANNNFRGTFPSVLKKSKRLVTLDMGGNNFSGAIPSWISKSLPRLRFLLLSSNMFDGIIPPQILQFRQLQLLDLSKNKLTGPIPNDFANFTGMTQEQVGNMTYRFLQAEKLQIVWKNGGYVYTSTIAFMAGIDLSCNLLSQEIPKGLTTLLGVRYLNLSRNHLSGGIPRDIGNLALLESLDLSQNQLSGEIPPSIADLKDLGTLNLSSNGLSGRIPTGSQLQTFLDPSIYSNNHGLCGSPLQDCVNPSASKQNETDQDEDRETLLLYCFVAAGVIFGFWLYWSMLLFCNKPWICEFYQQIDNIQDKVITKIAAYRTCGLE, translated from the coding sequence ATGACAAAAGAAACACTGGGGCACAGAGCTGGCCGGCTGGCTGCCTGCAGGCCTACGGGTTTTTATTCAGTGGAACTGCGAAGCGAAATTGGCACTGCCATCATGAAGAAGCTCCACCCCATAGGTCTCCTCCACTCTTTCACTTGTCTTCTGCTCTGTGCCACCATTGCACCAGCGAGAGCCGACATCCGGCGTGAAGCTAAAGCACTCGTGAACTGGAAGACTAGCTTGGCCAGCGCCGATGGGTCCCTAAGCTCTTGGTTGCTGGCCAATTTCACCAGCCCCTGCCACTGGATGCACATCACCTGCAATGCAGATGGGAGCGCCATTAGAAAGCTCAACATCAGCGATGCGAGTCTCAATGGCACACTTGACGAGTTCGACTTCTCGGCTTTTCCCCACCTGAAGAAACTCATCCTCTTTCAAAACGATCTGTACGGTACCATTCCAGCAGGGATCGGTGACCTGGCAAGCTTGGTGCAATTGGAGATCATCAAGAACAAGTGTTTGATGGGCACAATTCCACGCAGCATTGGCCGGCTGAAGCAGCTCACCACACTGCAACTGGAAGGTTTGGGGCTTGATGGTGCACTACCAGAAGAGATTGGTAACTTGACAAGCTTGAGGAAGCTCTCTCTCCATTCAATCGATTTGACAGGATCAATCCCTTCAACAATCGGGGCACTTACAAAGCTCCGCTTGTTGCACCTGAGAAACACCAAGCTGACAGGCTGCATCCCGCTGGAGATTGGCAACATGACAGAATTGTTGACCATGGACTTGTCACAGAACTATTTGCAAGGGCAGATACCAGATACAGTATCTCGTTTGGTGAAACTAAGAATCTTGGAACTGTCAAAGAATCAGCTCGGAGGCCACATTATCCCTGAGCTTGGGAATAGCAGCATCATATCATATATCAACATTGCACGCAACAGCTTCTCTGGGGCGTTCCCGCCATCCATCTGCATGGGAGGGGCACTGACCGTAGTCAATGCTGAATACAACAGATTTACAAGCCTTGACGATCTGACCTTTCAAAACTGCACGACCCTGGAGCATGTTGAATTCACCGAAAACAACATTGTTGCAGACCTAAGAGGCTGTTTTGGCAAGTCTTTGGAAAACCTTCGGTCGTTGATTCTCGGTAAAAACCAACTGCATGGCACGCTTCTGACAGATCAGGGAGAGGTATTTCTTTGTAACTCTACTTATCTAGAACTCCTGGTCCTATCGAGCAATAACTTACATGGACATCTGTCCAAGTGTTTATGGGACTTACCGTATTTGCAATTCGTGGATCTCTCCAGCAACTCATTCAGTGGTGTTGTTCCATTCTCAGCAACACCTAAACTTGTTCTCAAGTCTCTACACCTAGCAAATAACAATTTCAGAGGAACCTTTCCTTCGGTTCTTAAGAAAAGCAAGAGGCTTGTCACCTTAGACATGGGGGGCAATAACTTCTCAGGTGCAATACCTTCTTGGATAAGTAAGAGCTTGCCCAGACTAAGATTTcttctactctcatcaaacatgtTTGATGGCATCATACCACCGCAGATATTACAATTTCGCCAACTCCAGCTGTTGGACTTGTCAAAAAACAAGCTAACTGGACCCATCCCAAACGATTTTGCAAACTTCACTGGCATGACGCAAGAACAAGTTGGAAACATGACATACCGCTTCCTGCAAGCAGAGAAGCTCCAAATAGTTTGGAAGAATGGGGGTTATGTTTACACCAGCACGATAGCATTCATGGCAGGTATCGACTTATCCTGCAACCTTCTTTCACAAGAGATCCCAAAAGGGCTCACAACACTTCTTGGAGTCAGATACCTAAATTTGTCAAGAAACCATCTATCAGGTGGTATTCCGAGAGACATTGGCAATCTGGCATTGCTAGAATCGCTGGACCTTTCACAGAACCAACTCTCGGGGGAAATTCCTCCAAGTATTGCAGATCTGAAGGACCTGGGCACTCTGAACCTCTCGAGCAACGGTTTATCTGGGAGGATACCAACAGGAAGCCAGCTGCAGACATTCTTAGATCCTTCAATATACAGCAATAATCATGGGCTATGCGGTTCGCCATTGCAGGACTGTGTAAATCCATCAGCATCAAAGCAGAACGAAACAGACCAAGATGAAGATAGGGAGACATTGTTGCTGTATTGCTTTGTGGCTGCTGGGGTTATCTTTGGGTTCTGGCTATACTGGAGCATGCTCTTATTTTGCAATAAGCCATGGATATGTGAGTTCTATCAACAAATCGACAACATACAAGATAAGGTAATTACCAAGATTGCTGCATACCGCACATGCGGCCTTGAATGA
- the LOC124708766 gene encoding uncharacterized protein LOC124708766, whose product MPTMEAGTSTNQVLQQLSWSSLHADLLNLIADRVIATDLLDYVRFRAVCVGWRDTTPCPQGHGVVDPRFHPRQWMMFPEGSGLQPGHPALGGYVRFFNVSTGAFVRVHLPCFKNHSVLDCPEGLLLLEHEKDSAMCLLHPFTGDVAEFPPLSSLIQQLIKLRFNKGENTAQLRCGLFNIFAAVSVRADHTVTVMLAISNVGHVAYASTGDRQWTLASWEMSGVWTAVPFHGSFYVVREWKRNPSIMRIDPPDGSSPSFWSSTPPQKVATCPTEQMTKPYLVVCNSELILVGYADKHSRLVVLRLADLLLGASALPLMSIGDNALFIGPSNMTVNSKNLPCVQGNSITILTTSGSDGQLLQYDLAKGTRSVVCDGNFLKFSWPIPRPYSLVHHIVTCCHRLFWSSGHIWRDNESEVYMQWGARARARVPVSLYLHLLQVHDGRNF is encoded by the exons ATGCCCACTATGGAAGCAGGAACATCCACCAACCAGGTGCTGCAACAACTGTCCTGGTCTTCTCTGCATGCTGATCTGCTCAATCTGATCGCGGACAGGGTTATCGCAACCGACTTGTTGGACTATGTCAGGTTCCGAGCGGTGTGCGTCGGCTGGCGTGACACCACTCCCTGCCCACAGGGCCATGGGGTGGTTGACCCGCGCTTCCACCCACGCCAATGGATGATGTTTCCAGAGGGCAGCGGGCTGCAGCCTGGCCACCCTGCTTTGGGTGGCTATGTCCGCTTCTTCAACGTCTCCACTGGTGCCTTTGTCCGTGTCCACCTCCCTTGCTTCAAGAACCATTCCGTGCTTGACTGCCCCGAGGGCCTCCTACTGCTGGAGCACGAAAAGGACTCTGCCATGTGCCTCCTTCACCCCTTCACTGGTGATGTGGCCGAGTTCCCTCCCCTATCCTCCCTCATCCAACAGCTGATCAAGTTGCGCTTCAACAAAGGCGAGAATACTGCCCAATTAAGGTGTGGCTTATTCAATATCTTTGCAGCTGTCTCTGTCCGTGCGGATCACACTGTCACAGTCATGCTCGCGATCAGCAACGTTGGGCACGTGGCATATGCATCCACCGGTGACCGGCAATGGACTCTCGCAAGCTGGGAAATGAGTGGCGTGTGGACAGCAGTCCCGTTCCATGGCAGCTTCTATGTGGTGAGGGAGTGGAAACGTAACCCCTCGATCATGCGCATCGATCCACCGGACGGATCCAGTCCTTCCTTTTGGTCGTCGACACCGCCGCAAAAGGTTGCCACATGCCCAACCGAGCAGATGACTAAGCCTTACCTGGTGGTGTGCAATTCTGAGCTTATTCTAGTTGGTTATGCAGACAAACACTCCAGGCTTGTGGTTCTTCGGCTTGCTGACCTCCTGCTCGGAGCCTCTGCACTACCATTGATGAGCATCGGTGACAACGCCCTCTTCATTGGCCCTAGCAACATGACTGTCAACTCCAAGAACCTACCGTGCGTCCAGGGGAACTCCATCACCATCCTTACTACTTCGGGTAGCGATGGTCAACTGCTCCAATACGATCTGGCAAAAGGTACCCGGTCAGTGGTGTGCGATGGGAACTTTCTAAAGTTCAGCTGGCCTATACCGAGGCCATATAGCCTTGTCCACCACATTGTCACTTGCTGCCACCGTCTTTTCTGGAGCAGTGGTCACATCTGGCGTGACAACGAATCTGAGGTTTACATGCAGTGGGGTGCCAGAGCACGCGCAAGA GTCCCAGTCTCCCTATATCTTCATCTGCTTCAAGTGCATGACGGAAGAAATTTCTGA